In Gossypium arboreum isolate Shixiya-1 chromosome 5, ASM2569848v2, whole genome shotgun sequence, a single genomic region encodes these proteins:
- the LOC108453089 gene encoding uncharacterized protein LOC108453089, whose product MGAGREVAISLDGVRGKNVMQLKKLNTALFPVRYNDKYYADALASGEFTKLAYYSDICVGSIACRLEKKEGGAIRVYIMTLGVLAPYRGLGIGTRLLNHVLYLCSKQNIPEIYLHVQTNNEDATNFYKKFGFEITETIKKYYTNIDPPRLLCTYQAHRYITS is encoded by the exons ATGGGGGCTGGGCGAGAAGTAGCAATATCACTTGATGGAGTGAGGGGCAAGAACGTGATGCAGCTGAAGAAGCTCAACACAGCTCTCTTCCCTGTTCGTTACAACGATAAGTACTACGCCGATGCTCTCGCTTCTGGGGAATTCACCAAGCTTG CATATTACAGTGACATCTGTGTCGGATCAATTGCTTGCCGGCTGGAAAAGAAGGAAGGTGGGGCCATCCGTGTGTACATCATGACATTGGGTGTTTTAGCACCATATCGTGGGCTAGGAATTG GTACAAGGCTATTGAACCATGTTCTTTATCTCTGTTCGAAGCAAAACATACCGGAAATCTACTTGCATGTTCAGACAAACAACGAAGATGCCACCAACTTCTATAAGAAATTTGGATTTGAAATCACAGAGACAATCAAGAAGTATTACACAAACATTGACCCTCCCAGACTGCTTTGTACTTACCAAGCTCACCGCTACATCACAAGCTAA
- the LOC108451642 gene encoding uncharacterized protein LOC108451642, whose amino-acid sequence MLGSATKSFADIVMSGEIIDNGIRCGKIEAGESTRRSAPKKRENEVSNVSMGYTKPITVNQPKAVAMGQQVSSRQEPNTKQNSEKPQFTPILITYRELYKCSFDAHVVSPFYLRPLQPPYPKWHDASAQCEYHAGITRHSIENCTSFKKIVERLVKMGVVKFDDAPGVGIPLPNHTDNGVNLIVENMGRKFKLDVTEVKTPLREVWKKMVERELITQDLRSKSREGRNYCEFHNKEDHEIKTCDEFGALVQGLMDNKELDFFQFTEEEDVCTSEEGSMENVSEVNHPVVIISRLRINEAGAKITPRVEKGSPVNTSDTKAKLVKGKSLMIEQGEERSGPLVIEPLNKREAKEFLKFLKHSEYSIVEHLHKQPTRISVLALLLNSEVHRNALMNVLNETYVTDDISVNKLDRLISNISADNFISFSDDEIPSGGMVSTKALHITTRCKGYTLPGVLIDNGSALNVLPRSTLNRLPIDSSHMKSCQNIVRAFDGTKRKVMGRIKVPLLIGPNTYEVDFLVMDIKPSYNCLLGRPWIHLVGPIQSSLHQKLKLVVEGRLITINVEDDIIACVTSDTPYIENDNEAIECSFRSLEFVNATFIVERGRVPMPKISEAIRMSLQLTVGK is encoded by the exons ATGCTGGGGAGTGCAACTAAGAGTTTCGCAGACATAGTAATGTCCGGTGAAATAATAGATAATGGGATAAGGTGCGGAAAGATAGAGGCTGGGGAAAGCACCAGGAGGTCAGCcccgaaaaagagagaaaatgaagTCAGCAATGTAAGTATGGGTTATACGAAACCAATCACGGTAAACCAGCCAAAAGCGGTAGCCATGGGCCAGCAAGTTTCGTCAAGGCAAGAGCCTAATACAAAGCAGAACTCGGAGAAGCCCCAGTTTACTCCCATTCTGATAACGTATCGGGAGCTGTACAAATGTTCATTCGATGCACACGTTGTATCCCCGTTCTACTTAAGACCGTTGCAACCCCCATACCCCAAGTGGCATGATGCAAGTGCCCAATGTGAATATCATGCAGGAATCACGAGACACTCGATAGAGAACTGCACTTCTTTCAAAAAGATAGTCGAAAGGCTCGTCAAAATGGGTGTTGTGAAATTCGATGATGCACCTGGTGTAGGAATTCCGTTACCCAACCATACTGATAATGGGGTAAACTTGATAGTCGAGAATATGGGGAGGAAATTTAAGTTGGATGTTACAGAAGTGAAAACCCCGTTGAGGGAGGTTTGGAAAAAGATGGTGGAAAGAGAGTTGATCACGCAAGACTTGAGGAGCAAATCCCGAGAGGGgaggaactactgtgagttccacaATAAGGAGGACCATGAGATTAAAACATGTGATGAATTCGGAGCCCTGGTACAAGGTCTAATGGACAACAAAGAGCTGGATTTCTTTCAATTTACTGAGGAGGAAGATGTATGCACCTCGGAGGAGGGGTCGATGGAGAATGTTTCTGAGGTCAATCACCCGGTGGTGATTATTTCACGACTAAGAATTAATGAAGCTGGAGCAAAAATTACACCGAGAGTT GAGAAAGGGAGTCCGGTCAACACATCAGATACAAAAGCCAAGCTTGTAAAAGGGAAGTCCTTGATGATTGAACAGGGGGAAGAAAGGTCAGGACCACTGGTTATTGAGCCTCTAAATAAGAGGGAAGCTAAGGAATTTTTGAAGTTCCTAAAACACAGCGAGTATAGCATTGTAGAACATTTACACAAACAACCAACGCGCATATCGGTGCTAGCTCTACTCTTAAATTCGGAGGTACACCGTAATGCATTGATGAATGTGTTGAACGAAACTTATGTCACTGATGACATTTCGGTAAACAAGCTAGACCGTCTTATCAGCAACAtaagtgctgacaatttcatttctttcagtgatgatgagataccgtcTGGGGGCATGGTATCCACCAAAGCTCTGCACATCACCACTCGCTGCAAGGGGTATACATTACCGGGAGTACTAATTGATAATGGATCAGCATTAAATGTCTTGCCCCGATCCACATTGAATAGGTTGCCAATAGACAGTTCTCATATGAAGTCATGCCAAAAcatagtgagagcatttgatggcaccaAAAGGAAGGTAATGGGAAGGATTAAAGTGCCTCTTCTGATCGGACCGAACACATACGAAGTAGATTTCCTAGTCATGGATATCAAGCCTTCTTATAATTGCCTATTGGGGAGGCCATGGATTCACTTAGTAGGGCCAATACAATCATCATTACACCAAAAGCTAAAGTTGGTGGTAGAGGGCCGACTGATAACGATAAATGTAGAAGATGACATTATTGCATGCGTCACTAGTGATACGCCATATATAGAAAATGATAATGAGGCAATAGAGTGTTCATTTCGATCATTAGAGTTTGTAAACGCAACTTTCATCGTTGAAAGGGGCAGGGTCCCGATGCCAAAAATATCTGAGGCTATAAGAATGAGCTTGCAACTAACAGTGGGAAAATGA